Proteins encoded within one genomic window of Phormidium ambiguum IAM M-71:
- the arsM gene encoding arsenosugar biosynthesis arsenite methyltransferase ArsM — MSYLETTVKFYTEVAEQPQVGLCCVQSSPLQLPGLKIPKQMQEMNYGCGTTVHPTELVGEPTVLYVGVGGGLEALQFAYFCRRPGAVIAVDPVDAMRQAATRNLELAAQENTWFDVSFVEIRSGDAFALPVADASVDVVAQNCLFNIFEPADLTKALQEAFRVLKPGGRLIMSDPIATSPIPEHLRQDDRLRAMCLSGALTYQEYIQHLIDVGFGQVEIRAKRPYRVLDCHSYNLSEPLLLESLDSVAFKVMIPEDGACIFTGKTAIYLGKEEFFDDSAGHLLQRGVPVAVCDKTANKLGSLTNQEILVTDSTWHYTGGGCC, encoded by the coding sequence ATGAGCTATTTAGAAACAACCGTCAAATTTTACACGGAAGTAGCAGAACAACCGCAAGTGGGTCTATGTTGTGTGCAAAGTAGTCCGCTACAATTACCTGGATTGAAAATTCCCAAGCAAATGCAGGAAATGAACTATGGTTGTGGGACTACTGTTCATCCTACAGAATTAGTAGGTGAACCAACTGTACTTTATGTAGGTGTTGGTGGTGGTTTAGAAGCTTTGCAATTTGCTTATTTTTGTCGTCGTCCGGGTGCAGTTATTGCTGTCGATCCTGTAGATGCAATGCGTCAAGCGGCAACGCGAAATTTAGAACTAGCGGCTCAAGAAAATACCTGGTTTGATGTTAGTTTTGTTGAAATTCGTTCTGGTGACGCTTTTGCGCTTCCAGTTGCGGATGCTTCTGTGGATGTAGTCGCGCAAAATTGTTTATTTAACATTTTTGAACCAGCTGATTTAACCAAAGCTCTTCAAGAAGCTTTTCGGGTTTTAAAACCTGGGGGACGCTTAATTATGAGCGATCCGATCGCCACAAGTCCAATTCCCGAACATTTGCGCCAAGACGATCGTTTACGTGCAATGTGTTTATCAGGTGCTTTAACTTATCAAGAATATATTCAACACTTAATTGATGTAGGATTTGGACAAGTAGAAATTCGTGCCAAGCGTCCTTATCGAGTGTTAGATTGTCACAGTTATAATCTCAGCGAACCTTTACTTTTAGAAAGCCTTGATTCAGTCGCTTTTAAAGTAATGATTCCTGAAGATGGCGCTTGCATTTTTACAGGCAAAACCGCTATTTATCTGGGTAAAGAAGAGTTTTTCGATGATTCTGCTGGTCATTTATTGCAACGTGGCGTACCCGTAGCAGTTTGTGATAAAACTGCAAACAAGTTAGGTTCATTAACTAATCAGGAAATTTTAGTTACTGATTCTACTTGGCATTACACTGGCGGCGGTTGCTGTTAA
- a CDS encoding glycoside hydrolase family 5 protein, translated as MKLRNVFCLTFVLSAIAGISSVQAAILGEPLVVEQQQSSDALTKSRFQNLSRGVNLSNWFIDSNQFDPNYITEQDLQIIKGLGLEHVRLPIAPSLLFDENNPTILNAEYQLYLDNALNQIQAAGLSAIINLQASNEFKQRLATDDMFVDSVAQFWRSLATHLSTRNPDQVFLEVVNEPSFNYFLRNEPAVDPVERWNLVQTKLVNAINEGAPNHTVILKGHDWGESIDSLLKLTPYQDETTVVTENPVPETASGDNSTSVITETASGDNSTPVVTETPVEIQKPSEKYVYNFHFYEPKRFTHQGATWIDDEFSVIKNLPYPFNEELCNAAVAEIVQETAKIWAQGYCNQKWDIARLERRISLAANWAKKHNVLLTANEFGVYRQVVRPEDRANWLRDVRSLFEKYNIGWAMWEYNSGFGLVRENENGDRIVDRDIATALGLTLPPIPPATEATTPSPVVNPETEIENSGTVGNTVTPSPFPNNQPQFVPSSSFIPNADITFWLTPEEVPPSKSVPEPSAIAGFLLLTYTARKLKRRI; from the coding sequence ATGAAATTACGTAATGTATTTTGCTTAACATTTGTTTTGAGCGCGATCGCAGGGATTTCCTCTGTACAAGCGGCAATTTTAGGAGAACCGTTAGTTGTTGAACAGCAACAGAGTAGTGATGCACTGACAAAATCGCGGTTTCAAAATCTAAGTCGTGGAGTTAATCTCAGTAATTGGTTCATTGACTCTAATCAATTCGATCCGAACTATATTACTGAACAAGATTTGCAAATCATCAAAGGTTTGGGATTAGAGCACGTCCGATTGCCGATCGCACCTAGTTTACTATTTGATGAAAACAATCCAACAATTTTAAATGCGGAATACCAACTTTATTTGGATAACGCCCTTAATCAAATTCAAGCAGCAGGGTTGTCAGCAATTATTAATCTGCAAGCTTCTAATGAATTTAAGCAACGCTTGGCAACGGATGATATGTTTGTTGATAGCGTGGCACAATTTTGGCGCAGTTTAGCGACACATTTAAGTACTCGTAACCCAGACCAAGTTTTTTTGGAAGTAGTTAATGAACCATCTTTTAATTATTTTCTGCGAAATGAGCCCGCAGTCGATCCGGTAGAACGGTGGAATTTAGTGCAAACAAAATTAGTTAATGCTATTAACGAAGGCGCACCTAATCACACTGTAATTCTCAAAGGTCATGATTGGGGGGAAAGTATTGATAGTTTGTTGAAATTGACTCCCTATCAAGACGAAACTACAGTAGTAACGGAAAATCCCGTACCGGAAACTGCCAGTGGAGATAATTCAACTTCTGTCATAACGGAAACTGCTAGCGGAGATAATTCAACTCCTGTTGTAACGGAAACTCCTGTAGAAATTCAAAAACCCAGTGAAAAGTATGTTTATAACTTTCACTTCTATGAACCAAAACGTTTTACTCATCAGGGTGCAACATGGATAGATGATGAATTTAGCGTGATTAAAAATTTGCCCTATCCCTTCAACGAAGAACTTTGTAACGCAGCTGTAGCAGAAATTGTTCAAGAAACAGCGAAAATTTGGGCGCAGGGTTATTGTAATCAAAAGTGGGATATTGCCAGACTAGAAAGAAGAATTTCACTAGCGGCAAACTGGGCGAAAAAGCATAATGTGTTGTTGACGGCGAATGAGTTTGGTGTGTATCGTCAGGTTGTTCGTCCTGAAGACCGCGCAAATTGGTTGCGAGACGTGCGATCGCTATTTGAAAAATACAATATTGGTTGGGCAATGTGGGAGTATAACAGTGGCTTTGGTTTAGTCAGAGAAAATGAAAATGGCGATCGCATTGTCGATCGAGACATCGCTACCGCCTTGGGTTTAACATTGCCACCAATACCACCAGCGACGGAAGCAACAACCCCATCGCCTGTTGTTAATCCAGAGACAGAAATTGAAAACTCAGGGACAGTAGGAAATACTGTAACGCCTTCTCCATTTCCAAATAACCAGCCGCAATTTGTCCCGTCTTCTAGTTTCATCCCAAACGCAGATATTACGTTTTGGCTGACTCCCGAAGAAGTCCCACCGTCCAAAAGCGTTCCCGAACCAAGTGCGATCGCAGGATTTTTACTCCTAACTTACACAGCCAGAAAATTAAAGCGTCGCATCTAA
- a CDS encoding GNAT family N-acetyltransferase produces the protein MNLRDATESDLPVIVEIYNAAIPGRIAAGDVQPVTVESRLAWFREHTPDSRPVWVAEQDGVIVGWLSFQDFCYNRPAYRYTADLSIYISANHRGCGVGGFLLKTAIHKSPALGIKTLIGHIFAHNQPSLRLFEKMGFQQWGYLPGVGELDGIERDLVIMGLRLDATL, from the coding sequence ATGAATCTAAGGGATGCCACTGAGTCTGACTTACCTGTAATTGTAGAAATATACAATGCTGCAATTCCCGGACGTATTGCGGCTGGAGATGTTCAGCCCGTGACAGTAGAAAGTCGTCTAGCTTGGTTTCGGGAACACACGCCAGATAGTAGACCTGTGTGGGTGGCGGAACAAGATGGAGTAATTGTTGGGTGGCTGAGTTTCCAAGATTTTTGTTATAACCGCCCTGCTTATCGATACACGGCAGATTTGAGTATTTACATTTCTGCAAATCATCGAGGTTGTGGTGTAGGTGGTTTTCTGTTAAAAACTGCGATTCACAAAAGCCCAGCATTGGGGATTAAAACTTTAATCGGTCATATTTTTGCCCATAATCAGCCAAGTTTGCGTTTATTCGAGAAAATGGGTTTCCAACAATGGGGTTATCTTCCCGGTGTTGGGGAACTTGATGGCATAGAACGCGACTTGGTGATTATGGGGTTACGTTTAGATGCGACGCTTTAA
- the dtd gene encoding D-aminoacyl-tRNA deacylase: protein MRVVIQRVKSSQVEVAGEVVGKIDRGLNLLVGISSNDTEVELDWMVRKCLELRIFPDGENGDRFSKSVQEINGELLVISQFTLYGDCRKGRRPSFDKSAAPQSAKELYDRFVEKLRHSGLKVETGIFGAMMNVSIINDGPVTLLLEKESA, encoded by the coding sequence ATGCGAGTAGTGATTCAGCGAGTTAAATCTTCGCAAGTAGAAGTTGCGGGTGAAGTTGTCGGGAAAATCGATCGGGGACTCAATCTTTTGGTCGGAATTTCCAGTAATGATACGGAAGTTGAATTAGATTGGATGGTGCGAAAGTGTTTGGAGTTACGGATTTTTCCTGATGGGGAAAATGGCGATCGCTTCTCGAAATCTGTCCAAGAAATTAACGGAGAACTTTTAGTAATTAGTCAATTTACACTCTATGGTGATTGTCGTAAAGGTCGTCGTCCTTCTTTCGATAAGTCAGCTGCGCCACAATCAGCAAAAGAATTGTACGATCGGTTTGTGGAAAAGTTACGCCACAGCGGACTTAAGGTAGAAACCGGAATTTTTGGCGCAATGATGAATGTTTCCATCATCAATGACGGGCCTGTCACTTTGCTACTCGAAAAAGAAAGTGCTTAA
- a CDS encoding PAS domain-containing sensor histidine kinase has product MSFSIRYSSGFDKSIQEEYPVQQSAKDCQLQILFETALDGMAIADNQGRYLDVNPAVCELFHLERDKLLGRYIWEFVESKFDFQTTWQKLPQQEKLRGEFRLRKLDREIRIVEYAATANFLPDCHLLVMRDITPNKQGENLLRESEGIWRTLVDITPAAVAMFDRQMRYLVANQAWYKQYALENKEIIGRSHYEIFPDIPQHWKDIHTHCLTGITQKNDADLWVREKGRSEWIRWEIRPWIDRHGEIGGLLMYTEVITNYKQTEAELKEISERLSFALQSGKMGCWEWDIIQNTLTWDDRMYELYGVTKESDTRLAYDIWATGLHPDDREATEIIIRQAVSGEAEYSPEFRVVHPDGSVHFIKASGLVQRDAQGNAQKMIGLNFDISERKQTEILLAQSQKRYQTLAEASPIGVFLTDAQGDCLYVNQSWSQITGLSQEKALGPNWSKTLHPDDREQVFQKWYETVLNKKEFESEYRFLRPDSSVAWVIGQALTLIDNQGEIEGYVGTITDITDRKRQEQALRLIVEGTAAKTGEAFFKSCVQYLAQVLEVRYAFIAEFVDSEKLLVRTLAVWAGNDFGDNFTYNLLGSPCEKVNTQNDLCIYPNSVQSLFLENNNLVTLQAESYAGVPIVDANGNTLGLLAVLDTKPMAEEIAMQSAILRIFATRAGAEIERIEAEAVKKSEIQLRQKTEELEHTLKQLQATQMQLIQAEKMSSLGELVAGIAHEINNPVNFVYGNIQCATDYANNLIELIQLYQEYYPSPPPAISHLTENMDLEYVINDFSQLLVSMKNGATRIRDIVKSLRTFSRLDEADFKEIDIHENLESTLVILQNRLNGRAGNPEIQLQKNYGKLPLVQCYGGLLNQVFMNLLVNAIDAIEQQQQNLKPPEKLAYQGQITITTSIASENQVFISIQDNGAGMSPQVQEKIFNPFFTTKPVGKGTGMGLAISYQIVTKNHQGNLRCDSTLGKGTEFRIELPISDRLKF; this is encoded by the coding sequence ATGTCATTCTCTATAAGATATAGTTCCGGCTTTGATAAATCCATTCAGGAAGAATATCCAGTTCAACAGTCTGCAAAAGATTGTCAATTACAGATACTTTTTGAGACTGCCCTAGATGGAATGGCGATCGCAGATAATCAAGGACGTTATCTAGACGTTAACCCCGCTGTTTGTGAATTATTTCACTTAGAAAGAGATAAACTTCTAGGACGCTACATTTGGGAGTTTGTCGAATCAAAGTTTGATTTTCAAACAACATGGCAAAAACTTCCCCAACAAGAAAAATTACGCGGTGAGTTTCGTTTGCGAAAACTCGATCGAGAAATTCGCATCGTGGAATATGCAGCAACAGCAAACTTTTTGCCAGATTGCCATCTATTAGTAATGCGAGACATCACGCCAAACAAACAAGGAGAAAATTTACTCCGGGAAAGTGAAGGAATTTGGCGTACTTTGGTTGATATTACACCCGCAGCAGTGGCAATGTTCGATCGGCAAATGCGCTACTTAGTCGCTAATCAAGCTTGGTATAAACAATATGCTTTAGAGAATAAGGAAATTATTGGTCGATCGCATTACGAAATTTTCCCCGATATCCCCCAACACTGGAAAGATATTCATACTCATTGCTTAACTGGGATTACTCAGAAAAATGACGCTGATTTATGGGTGCGTGAAAAGGGTAGAAGCGAGTGGATACGCTGGGAAATTCGCCCTTGGATCGATCGTCATGGGGAGATTGGCGGCTTGCTCATGTACACTGAAGTGATTACCAATTACAAACAAACAGAAGCCGAACTCAAGGAAATCTCAGAACGTTTATCATTCGCACTCCAATCTGGAAAAATGGGCTGTTGGGAATGGGACATCATCCAGAACACCCTAACTTGGGACGATCGAATGTACGAGTTGTATGGTGTCACCAAGGAATCCGATACTAGATTAGCTTATGACATTTGGGCAACCGGGCTACATCCTGACGATCGAGAAGCTACTGAAATCATCATTCGCCAAGCTGTGTCAGGCGAAGCAGAATACAGTCCTGAGTTTCGCGTAGTTCATCCCGATGGCAGCGTCCATTTTATTAAAGCATCCGGTCTAGTTCAACGCGATGCTCAAGGGAATGCCCAAAAAATGATTGGGCTTAACTTTGATATTAGCGAACGCAAACAAACAGAAATTTTGCTTGCACAAAGCCAAAAGCGATATCAAACTTTAGCCGAAGCCTCACCCATTGGTGTCTTTTTAACTGATGCTCAAGGAGATTGCCTCTATGTCAATCAAAGTTGGTCGCAAATAACTGGATTAAGTCAAGAAAAAGCTCTTGGCCCAAATTGGTCTAAAACGCTTCATCCTGACGATCGAGAGCAAGTTTTTCAAAAATGGTATGAAACTGTATTAAACAAAAAAGAATTTGAAAGCGAGTATCGTTTCTTACGTCCTGATAGTAGTGTTGCTTGGGTTATTGGTCAAGCCTTAACTTTGATTGATAATCAAGGTGAAATCGAAGGATATGTTGGTACTATAACTGATATTACCGATCGCAAACGTCAAGAACAAGCTCTCCGCTTAATTGTTGAAGGTACAGCCGCCAAAACAGGCGAAGCATTCTTCAAAAGTTGCGTCCAATATCTCGCTCAAGTATTAGAAGTTCGTTATGCTTTTATAGCGGAATTTGTTGACTCAGAAAAATTGCTGGTTAGAACTCTAGCAGTTTGGGCAGGAAACGACTTTGGCGATAATTTTACTTACAATTTGCTCGGTTCTCCCTGTGAGAAAGTTAACACTCAAAATGACCTCTGCATATATCCAAATTCCGTTCAATCCCTGTTTCTTGAAAATAATAATTTAGTCACTTTACAAGCCGAAAGTTACGCGGGCGTGCCGATTGTTGATGCTAATGGTAATACTTTGGGATTGCTGGCAGTTTTGGATACTAAACCGATGGCAGAAGAGATAGCCATGCAGTCAGCCATCTTAAGAATTTTTGCTACTCGTGCGGGTGCAGAAATAGAACGCATAGAAGCAGAAGCAGTCAAAAAATCCGAAATTCAATTACGACAAAAAACTGAAGAATTAGAACACACACTCAAACAATTGCAAGCTACCCAAATGCAATTAATTCAAGCCGAAAAAATGTCGAGTTTGGGGGAATTAGTAGCTGGTATCGCTCATGAAATTAATAATCCAGTCAATTTTGTTTATGGCAATATTCAATGTGCTACTGATTATGCAAATAACTTAATTGAGTTAATTCAACTTTACCAAGAATATTATCCGAGTCCGCCACCTGCAATTTCTCATTTGACGGAAAATATGGATCTGGAATATGTAATCAATGATTTTTCTCAGTTACTAGTATCCATGAAAAATGGGGCGACAAGGATTAGAGATATTGTTAAATCTCTCCGCACCTTTTCTCGTTTGGATGAAGCCGATTTTAAAGAAATAGATATTCACGAAAATCTAGAGAGTACCTTAGTAATTTTACAAAATCGGTTGAACGGTCGGGCAGGAAATCCAGAAATTCAGTTGCAGAAAAATTATGGTAAATTACCACTGGTGCAATGTTATGGTGGGTTATTAAATCAGGTATTTATGAATTTGTTAGTTAATGCGATCGATGCGATCGAACAACAGCAACAAAACCTAAAACCACCAGAAAAATTAGCTTATCAGGGTCAAATTACCATTACTACTTCGATCGCTTCCGAAAACCAAGTTTTCATTTCCATTCAGGATAATGGTGCTGGGATGAGTCCCCAAGTTCAAGAAAAAATATTTAATCCCTTTTTTACAACTAAACCTGTGGGAAAAGGTACAGGAATGGGATTAGCAATTAGCTATCAAATTGTCACCAAGAATCATCAAGGTAATTTGCGCTGTGACTCTACACTTGGAAAAGGAACAGAATTTAGGATAGAGTTGCCAATTAGCGATCGACTAAAATTTTAA
- a CDS encoding CobW family GTP-binding protein, whose translation MQTATSSDQAIAMDAPKQGLPVTIITGFLGSGKTTLLNHILTNQQGLKTAVLVNEFGEVGIDNELIISTGEDMVELSNGCICCTINNDLVNAVYKVLERGDKVDYLVVETTGLADPLPVALTFLGTELRDLTRLDSIITVVDAANYSLDLFNSQAAYNQIAYGDVILLNKADLVDEADLDLLEVKIRDVKQGARILRTTKSEVPLALILSVGLFESDQYFESEESKDEHHHHHDHDHDHSNCDHDHGHCTHDHDHDHHHHHHHSDHLENDGFTSISFASDRPLAIKKFQHFLDNQLPDSVFRAKGILWFDESPRRHIFHLCGKRFTMDDEDWKGEPKNQLVLIGQNLDRETLKAQLEKCVCIPTINRGKGFGK comes from the coding sequence ATGCAAACAGCAACTTCTTCTGACCAAGCGATCGCAATGGATGCCCCAAAACAAGGTTTACCAGTGACTATTATTACTGGTTTTCTCGGTAGTGGCAAGACTACTCTCCTCAATCACATCTTAACTAATCAACAAGGTTTAAAAACCGCTGTTCTCGTCAATGAGTTTGGCGAAGTTGGCATTGACAACGAGTTGATTATCTCCACTGGTGAAGATATGGTGGAGTTAAGCAACGGTTGTATTTGTTGCACTATTAATAACGATCTGGTTAATGCAGTTTACAAAGTTTTGGAACGGGGAGATAAGGTAGATTATTTAGTAGTAGAAACTACTGGATTGGCAGACCCGCTACCTGTGGCTTTGACTTTTTTGGGAACTGAACTGCGCGATTTAACGCGATTGGATTCGATTATTACTGTCGTGGATGCAGCCAATTATAGTTTGGATTTGTTTAATTCCCAAGCTGCTTACAATCAAATTGCTTATGGCGATGTGATTTTATTAAATAAAGCGGATTTGGTGGATGAAGCAGATTTGGATCTGCTGGAAGTGAAGATTCGGGATGTTAAACAAGGGGCAAGAATTCTGCGAACAACTAAATCAGAAGTGCCACTTGCTTTAATTTTGAGTGTGGGTTTATTTGAATCCGATCAGTATTTTGAATCTGAGGAATCAAAAGACGAACATCATCATCACCACGACCACGACCACGATCATTCTAATTGCGATCACGATCATGGTCATTGTACCCACGATCATGACCACGATCATCACCATCACCACCATCATTCCGATCATTTAGAAAATGATGGTTTTACTTCGATTTCTTTTGCTAGCGATCGACCTTTGGCGATTAAGAAGTTTCAACATTTCTTAGATAATCAATTGCCAGATTCGGTATTTCGTGCTAAGGGAATTCTTTGGTTTGATGAAAGTCCCAGACGGCATATTTTCCATTTGTGCGGTAAGCGTTTCACAATGGATGATGAGGATTGGAAAGGCGAACCAAAAAATCAATTGGTGTTGATTGGTCAGAATTTAGATCGGGAAACTTTGAAAGCACAATTGGAAAAATGTGTTTGTATTCCTACTATAAATCGTGGTAAGGGATTTGGGAAATAA
- a CDS encoding DUF1698 domain-containing protein — MTQSLQERVAAFPFWYHKIELPGGIVTPGWAPLNQSSYGIPEDLTGKRVLDVGAWDGYWSFEALKRGAREVVAIDDFSDYLGQLEENQRCAWDTFDLCREAFGYGEDICQRIEMSVYDVSEERLGRFDVVFCFGTLYHLRYPLLALDKLAGVCDDELYVESAILDDFSPYQGGLGHGYSGKQMVMEFYPNNEYGGNSTNYWVPTLMCLANMLKAAGFNKVQAWKLVKQPTQLSLCRGFAMGSKAT; from the coding sequence ATGACCCAGAGTTTACAGGAACGAGTCGCAGCATTTCCTTTTTGGTATCACAAAATTGAGTTACCTGGTGGAATTGTTACGCCGGGATGGGCACCGTTAAATCAAAGTAGTTATGGTATCCCAGAAGATCTCACAGGTAAAAGGGTTTTAGATGTTGGCGCTTGGGATGGTTACTGGAGTTTTGAAGCGTTGAAACGAGGTGCTAGAGAGGTTGTTGCTATTGATGATTTTTCTGATTATCTGGGTCAATTAGAAGAAAATCAACGTTGTGCTTGGGATACTTTCGATCTTTGTCGTGAGGCGTTTGGTTATGGTGAGGATATTTGCCAGCGAATCGAGATGTCTGTTTATGATGTTTCGGAAGAACGCTTGGGTCGGTTTGATGTGGTTTTTTGTTTTGGAACGTTGTACCACTTGCGTTATCCGCTGTTAGCTTTGGATAAGTTAGCGGGAGTATGTGATGATGAGTTATATGTAGAGTCAGCGATTTTGGATGATTTTAGCCCTTATCAAGGTGGTTTGGGTCATGGTTATTCGGGCAAGCAGATGGTTATGGAATTTTATCCGAATAATGAGTATGGGGGAAATTCTACTAATTACTGGGTGCCAACTTTAATGTGTCTAGCTAATATGCTAAAAGCAGCAGGATTTAATAAGGTGCAAGCTTGGAAGTTGGTGAAACAACCAACTCAGTTGAGTTTGTGTCGGGGTTTTGCGATGGGTAGCAAGGCTACTTAG
- the cysS gene encoding cysteine--tRNA ligase, with protein MTLTLYNTLTRRKETFTPLEPGKVKMYCCGVTVYDYCHLGHARSYIVWDMVRRYLLWRGYDVRYVQNFTDIDDKILNKARQEGSSMEAVAEKYIQTYFEDMDRLNIMKADEYPRATHTLDGIKRLIHELEHKGFAYPAAGDVYYTVGNFSDYGKLSGRNLADMQAGASGRVEVEDPEAAKKKHPFDFALWKAAKPGEPAWESPWGAGRPGWHIECSAMVRQCLGETIDIHVGGADLVFPHHENEIAQSEAVTGKSLASYWLHNGMVNVDGEKMSKSLGNFTTIRQLLDAPNAPEPMAVRLFVMQANYRKPIDFTAESIEAAQNSWNTLKEGLLFGYEYGKKLGWQEISPVPSPQSPVPNPYEQRFQEAMDDDFNSPAALAILFEIAKELGKEGNIFIHEGKTKTAPTQLEAQWKSLVNLANVLGLEVQPEIETNESPEGLSDAEIEDLIKQRQAARKAKNFAESDRIRDQLKAAGITLIDTAEGTRWHRN; from the coding sequence ATGACCCTAACGCTTTACAATACCCTGACTCGTCGGAAAGAAACCTTTACACCCCTAGAACCGGGAAAGGTGAAAATGTACTGCTGCGGCGTGACGGTGTACGACTATTGCCATTTGGGTCATGCGCGTTCTTACATTGTCTGGGATATGGTACGCCGCTATTTGCTGTGGCGAGGTTACGATGTTCGCTACGTGCAGAATTTTACGGATATTGACGATAAAATCCTCAATAAAGCACGGCAAGAAGGTTCATCAATGGAAGCCGTTGCGGAAAAATACATCCAAACTTATTTTGAAGATATGGATCGGCTAAATATTATGAAAGCCGATGAATATCCCCGTGCTACTCATACTTTAGATGGAATTAAGCGATTAATTCACGAACTGGAACACAAAGGTTTTGCTTACCCTGCTGCTGGCGATGTTTATTACACTGTGGGGAATTTTTCTGATTATGGCAAACTTTCTGGTCGCAATTTGGCAGATATGCAAGCGGGGGCGAGTGGTAGAGTTGAGGTAGAAGATCCAGAAGCGGCGAAGAAAAAACACCCCTTTGATTTTGCTTTGTGGAAGGCGGCGAAACCGGGAGAACCTGCTTGGGAGTCGCCTTGGGGTGCAGGTCGTCCGGGTTGGCATATTGAATGTTCGGCGATGGTGCGTCAATGCTTGGGGGAAACTATTGATATTCATGTGGGTGGTGCTGATTTGGTTTTTCCCCATCATGAAAATGAAATTGCTCAGTCGGAAGCTGTCACGGGTAAGAGTTTGGCTAGCTATTGGTTACACAATGGCATGGTGAATGTTGATGGCGAAAAGATGTCGAAATCTTTGGGCAATTTTACGACTATTCGCCAGTTATTGGATGCGCCAAATGCACCAGAACCAATGGCAGTAAGGTTGTTTGTGATGCAAGCAAATTACCGAAAGCCGATCGATTTTACAGCAGAATCAATAGAAGCAGCCCAAAATAGTTGGAATACTTTAAAAGAAGGTTTGCTTTTCGGTTATGAATATGGCAAAAAATTAGGTTGGCAAGAAATTTCCCCAGTCCCCAGTCCCCAGTCCCCAGTCCCCAACCCCTACGAACAACGCTTCCAAGAAGCAATGGATGATGATTTTAATTCTCCTGCTGCTTTAGCGATTTTGTTTGAAATTGCTAAAGAATTGGGTAAGGAAGGTAATATCTTTATCCATGAAGGGAAAACGAAAACTGCGCCAACCCAGTTAGAAGCACAATGGAAAAGTTTGGTTAATTTGGCAAATGTTTTGGGTTTAGAAGTTCAACCAGAAATAGAAACAAATGAATCTCCTGAAGGTTTGAGTGATGCGGAAATTGAGGATTTAATTAAACAGCGACAAGCGGCGCGAAAGGCGAAAAATTTTGCAGAAAGCGATCGCATTCGTGACCAATTAAAAGCTGCGGGAATTACTTTAATTGATACCGCCGAAGGTACTCGCTGGCATCGGAATTAA
- a CDS encoding tetratricopeptide repeat protein: MKNSLLFLSLMITVVVIPNQLLICDKLLSQPSDQRILQRQCKTPIQPEFFFPEEQGVAQEALVACDRALANTPKNSPILIDILANKAFALQILGRYEEAIAIWDRIISIDPQRGSNRANVVRDLQKYSRWNFNRPIQIPDTWAKALTEALRLSPFNSKQPNYPVYSDWKLTPKAIAVYSRLCTKKVVLPEEFANNPALARSIIECAVRVFLNEEYYQTKNNELEAARRAAAIFWFGTADSVIIDSPREAEFLQEVVNNYQKLRSASK, encoded by the coding sequence ATGAAAAATTCATTGCTATTTCTAAGTTTGATGATTACAGTTGTTGTTATTCCCAATCAACTGTTAATTTGTGATAAATTATTGTCACAACCAAGCGATCAGAGAATTTTACAAAGGCAATGTAAAACACCAATACAGCCAGAATTTTTTTTTCCTGAAGAGCAAGGGGTAGCGCAAGAAGCTTTAGTGGCTTGCGATCGCGCTTTAGCTAACACTCCGAAAAATAGCCCGATTTTAATTGATATTTTAGCCAACAAAGCTTTTGCATTACAAATTTTGGGGAGGTATGAAGAAGCGATCGCTATTTGGGATCGGATAATATCTATAGATCCTCAGCGTGGGTCTAATCGAGCGAATGTAGTCAGGGATTTACAAAAATATTCCCGGTGGAATTTTAACAGACCGATTCAAATTCCTGATACATGGGCAAAGGCTCTAACTGAAGCGTTGCGGCTAAGTCCATTCAACAGCAAACAGCCAAATTATCCTGTATATAGTGATTGGAAACTGACACCAAAAGCGATCGCTGTCTATTCTAGACTTTGCACAAAAAAGGTAGTTTTACCAGAAGAGTTCGCCAATAATCCTGCTTTAGCAAGGTCAATAATAGAATGTGCTGTGCGCGTATTTCTGAATGAAGAATATTACCAAACTAAAAATAATGAATTAGAGGCTGCTCGGCGTGCTGCTGCTATTTTTTGGTTTGGTACAGCTGATTCGGTAATAATTGACTCACCTAGAGAAGCTGAATTTTTGCAAGAAGTGGTTAATAATTACCAAAAATTACGTTCTGCTTCTAAATGA